In Chryseobacterium gotjawalense, the following are encoded in one genomic region:
- the ahcY gene encoding adenosylhomocysteinase, producing the protein MDTTTQYIPYKVKDISLADYGRKEINLAEAEMPGLMAIREEYGPSQPLKGARIAGCLHMTIQTAVLIETLVALGADVTWSSCNIFSTQDHAAAAIAAAGIPVYAWKGMTEEEFEWCIEQTVFFGEDRKPLTLILDDGGDLTNLVFDKYPELTAGIKGLSEETTTGVHRLYERMQNGTLVMPAINVNDSVTKSKFDNKYGCRESAVDAVRRATDVMLAGKRVVVCGYGDVGKGTAASFKGAGSIVTVTEVDPICALQAAMEGFEVKKLSSVVENADIIITTTGNFNIVKGEDFKRMKDKTIVCNIGHFDNEIDMAWLNKNYGDTKYEVKPQVDVYNIDGKEIIILAEGRLVNLGCATGHPSFVMSNSFTNQTLAQIELWTNSSAYGNEVYTLPKHLDEKVAALHLAKLGVELETLTEAQAKYIGVDVKGPFKPEYYRY; encoded by the coding sequence ATGGATACTACAACCCAATACATTCCTTATAAAGTTAAGGATATCTCACTAGCCGATTACGGGAGAAAAGAAATTAATTTAGCCGAAGCAGAAATGCCGGGATTAATGGCGATTCGTGAAGAATACGGCCCGTCTCAACCACTGAAAGGGGCAAGAATAGCAGGTTGTCTTCACATGACAATTCAAACTGCTGTTTTAATTGAAACTTTGGTAGCTTTGGGCGCAGATGTTACCTGGTCTTCCTGTAATATTTTCTCTACCCAAGACCATGCTGCTGCTGCAATTGCCGCTGCCGGAATCCCGGTTTACGCCTGGAAAGGAATGACTGAAGAGGAATTCGAATGGTGTATCGAGCAAACTGTATTTTTCGGTGAAGACAGAAAACCATTAACCCTTATTTTAGATGATGGTGGTGATTTAACCAATCTGGTTTTCGATAAATATCCTGAATTAACAGCGGGAATCAAAGGGCTTTCTGAAGAAACAACTACAGGAGTTCACAGATTATACGAAAGAATGCAGAACGGAACTTTGGTAATGCCTGCAATCAACGTGAATGATTCGGTAACAAAATCAAAATTCGACAATAAATACGGCTGTAGAGAATCTGCGGTTGATGCCGTGAGAAGAGCAACTGATGTAATGTTGGCGGGTAAAAGAGTGGTCGTTTGTGGCTACGGTGATGTGGGTAAAGGAACTGCGGCTTCTTTCAAAGGTGCAGGCTCTATCGTTACGGTAACCGAAGTTGATCCAATCTGTGCTTTACAGGCCGCAATGGAAGGTTTCGAAGTTAAAAAACTAAGTTCTGTCGTTGAAAATGCAGATATCATTATTACAACTACCGGTAACTTTAACATTGTTAAAGGAGAGGATTTCAAAAGAATGAAAGACAAAACCATCGTTTGTAATATCGGTCACTTCGATAATGAAATCGATATGGCTTGGCTGAACAAAAACTACGGCGATACCAAATACGAAGTTAAACCACAGGTTGATGTCTACAATATCGACGGAAAAGAAATCATCATTTTGGCAGAAGGCCGTTTGGTAAATCTTGGCTGCGCAACAGGACACCCAAGTTTTGTAATGAGCAACTCATTTACAAACCAGACTTTGGCTCAAATTGAATTGTGGACCAACTCTTCCGCTTATGGAAACGAAGTTTATACTTTGCCAAAACATCTGGATGAAAAAGTAGCGGCTTTGCACCTTGCAAAATTAGGCGTAGAACTGGAAACTTTAACTGAAGCTCAGGCAAAATATATCGGTGTTGATGTAAAAGGTCCATTCAAACCGGAATATTACAGATACTAA
- a CDS encoding 4'-phosphopantetheinyl transferase family protein yields the protein MTYLKNCVILPSNKFSMPLYRDFSDDQATILLWKYGEEEDLDVEFLLEEENFDKIKDYHPTKLKETLLVRKILKSVLPDHKILYNERIPYLFPNDYEISVTHSFPFAALAISKNKVGIDVEPFNQKITRIQHKFLQDEESGFIEKDKEVAYLTVIWSLKESLYKIHHSNYWSLKKHYEVKPFSLDFPFNIKCRVHDEHVSDLYKARVEFFENYCFTIVD from the coding sequence ATGACGTATTTAAAGAATTGTGTAATTTTACCGTCTAATAAATTTTCAATGCCACTTTACCGGGATTTTTCAGATGATCAAGCAACCATTCTTCTTTGGAAGTATGGTGAAGAAGAGGATTTGGATGTAGAGTTTCTGTTAGAAGAAGAGAATTTTGATAAAATTAAAGATTACCATCCGACCAAATTAAAGGAAACGCTGCTGGTCAGAAAAATATTGAAATCGGTTTTGCCGGATCACAAAATTCTTTATAATGAGAGAATCCCTTATTTGTTTCCAAACGATTATGAAATCTCGGTAACGCATTCTTTTCCCTTTGCCGCTTTGGCGATTTCGAAAAATAAAGTTGGGATTGATGTAGAACCTTTTAATCAGAAAATTACCAGAATTCAGCACAAATTTTTACAGGATGAGGAAAGTGGTTTTATCGAAAAAGATAAAGAAGTTGCCTATCTCACCGTTATCTGGTCGCTGAAAGAAAGTCTGTACAAAATTCATCATTCGAATTATTGGTCATTGAAAAAACATTATGAAGTAAAACCTTTCAGCTTAGATTTTCCTTTTAATATAAAATGTCGGGTACACGATGAGCATGTTTCGGATCTGTACAAAGCACGCGTTGAGTTTTTCGAAAATTACTGTTTCACCATTGTTGACTGA
- a CDS encoding FUSC family protein has product MNYATELKKFATSQAISSAVRISLAIVLPSVILAHFGLLKDFFLFPLATSFVGLTDQPGPFIRRRNALILAIASFFLVSIVASVIKNFPVLIYPEIIIFSIFFTMIGVFGQRLAAVGSLSLVVLAIFIDGHLTGGHIIKSSLIFLAGSICYFLIFLIVSKMQPYKLAGQMIGENYLELAKYLSLKSKFYLKDPNFDNLYSQIITKQISIKNLQEETRETVFKTRKIVNESTTTSRLLMLMFLNSIDLHEKLMTSETDYRKVQENFGATEFLNALGIYLQMLSEEMSNIGIALQSGTKAKPIRHIDESLEKIYNDYFDLRNSKLTPETLEDFMTLRLILNRITVISDEIKTIYKVFSQDLKMAKSLSTGLDVEKFVTAEEKLNSKIFLANFSLKSTHFRHAIRITVALVVGYFISQLTFLGIGHSYWIFITIVAILKPAYATTKHRNLLRLYGTVAGALVAYATLYFIPFQNVLFVLFVSAMVLCFAFLKTNYSVAVFFMTIYIFLAFNILNPGNLNTIFKDRILDTAIAGAVAFVVSYFVLPVWEHTQNLDLMKKSAESNFKYFSAAMAFFKDENIGIEDYKLKRKAAVIDLANLSDSFQRMISDPKNQQKKLEHLHQFVITSHLITAYIASFSQYSETSRHYPEIDFNGWDLKISAELVRTKLILNQKNLHQSILQESKLEPEDSVETLLEKRKKELQENEFFDRRDPGRITHLTELKNLKEILELIYDVAREQRKVVENLEPELQSTMVKQ; this is encoded by the coding sequence ATGAACTACGCAACCGAATTAAAAAAATTTGCAACGAGCCAGGCAATTTCCTCGGCGGTTCGTATTTCGCTGGCTATTGTTTTGCCCAGTGTAATTCTGGCTCATTTTGGTTTGCTCAAGGATTTTTTTCTCTTTCCGCTTGCCACCAGTTTTGTAGGGCTTACAGATCAGCCCGGACCTTTTATACGCAGAAGAAATGCTTTAATCCTGGCGATTGCTTCTTTTTTCCTCGTGTCAATCGTGGCCAGTGTTATCAAAAATTTCCCGGTTCTAATTTATCCGGAAATTATTATTTTCAGCATTTTCTTTACCATGATCGGCGTTTTTGGCCAGCGATTGGCTGCGGTGGGTTCTTTGTCTTTAGTGGTTTTGGCTATTTTTATAGACGGCCATTTAACGGGAGGTCATATTATTAAAAGTTCCCTGATTTTTCTCGCCGGTTCTATCTGCTACTTCCTGATTTTTCTGATTGTTTCCAAAATGCAGCCTTACAAGCTCGCAGGACAGATGATTGGTGAAAATTATCTCGAACTTGCAAAATACCTTTCGCTGAAATCAAAATTTTATTTAAAGGATCCTAATTTTGACAATCTCTATTCTCAGATTATTACCAAACAGATTTCAATTAAAAATCTTCAGGAAGAAACCCGGGAGACCGTTTTTAAAACCCGGAAAATTGTCAACGAATCCACAACTACGAGCCGGTTGCTGATGCTGATGTTCCTTAATTCGATTGATTTGCACGAAAAACTGATGACTTCTGAAACTGATTACCGCAAGGTTCAGGAAAACTTTGGTGCAACAGAATTTCTGAACGCTTTGGGAATTTATCTGCAAATGCTTTCAGAAGAAATGAGCAATATCGGGATTGCACTGCAAAGCGGCACCAAAGCAAAACCTATCCGCCATATCGACGAATCGCTGGAGAAAATATATAATGATTATTTTGATTTGCGAAACAGTAAATTAACACCAGAAACGCTGGAGGATTTTATGACTTTACGATTAATTCTGAATAGAATCACCGTGATATCAGATGAAATAAAAACCATCTACAAAGTTTTCAGCCAAGATCTAAAAATGGCAAAAAGTCTTTCGACAGGACTTGATGTCGAAAAATTTGTGACCGCAGAGGAGAAACTGAACAGCAAAATATTTCTTGCCAATTTTTCTTTGAAGTCAACGCACTTCCGCCATGCGATCCGGATTACAGTCGCTTTAGTGGTAGGTTACTTTATTTCTCAGCTCACGTTTTTGGGAATCGGTCATTCTTACTGGATTTTTATCACCATTGTAGCGATTTTAAAACCCGCTTATGCCACAACAAAACACCGGAATCTTTTACGGTTATACGGAACGGTGGCCGGAGCTTTGGTGGCTTACGCAACGCTGTATTTCATTCCATTTCAGAATGTGCTGTTTGTCCTTTTCGTATCGGCCATGGTATTGTGTTTTGCTTTTCTGAAAACCAACTATTCGGTAGCCGTCTTTTTCATGACGATCTATATTTTTCTTGCCTTTAATATTTTAAATCCGGGAAACTTAAACACGATTTTTAAAGACCGGATTCTGGACACCGCCATTGCGGGTGCCGTGGCTTTTGTAGTCTCCTATTTTGTTTTACCGGTTTGGGAACATACCCAAAATCTGGATCTCATGAAGAAATCTGCTGAGAGCAATTTCAAATATTTCTCTGCCGCTATGGCTTTTTTTAAAGATGAAAATATTGGAATTGAAGATTACAAACTCAAAAGAAAAGCCGCCGTTATCGACCTGGCCAATCTTTCTGATAGTTTTCAAAGGATGATTTCTGATCCGAAAAACCAACAGAAAAAATTAGAACATCTGCATCAGTTTGTCATCACTTCCCATTTAATTACGGCGTATATCGCTTCGTTTTCTCAATATTCAGAGACCTCCAGGCATTATCCCGAAATTGATTTTAATGGTTGGGATCTAAAGATTTCCGCAGAATTAGTGAGAACGAAATTAATTTTAAATCAAAAAAACCTTCATCAAAGTATTTTGCAGGAAAGCAAACTCGAACCGGAAGACTCTGTAGAAACGCTGCTGGAAAAACGAAAAAAAGAGCTGCAGGAAAATGAATTCTTTGACCGCCGCGATCCGGGCAGAATCACCCATTTAACGGAACTGAAAAATTTAAAGGAAATTCTGGAATTGATTTATGATGTGGCAAGAGAGCAACGAAAAGTCGTCGAAAATTTAGAGCCGGAGCTTCAGTCAACAATGGTGAAACAGTAA
- the porV gene encoding type IX secretion system outer membrane channel protein PorV: protein MTLTKKLFLGLGLGMSVAAYSQTQTVLTGAPFLRISPDARAGGMGDQGVATTSDAFSQFWNAAKYPFSKTTSAIGINYTPYMSKLTNDVFLLYGAYHQFLGDEERATISASIYYFNMGEVELTKLAIGGQGFEKGGFAKPNEFSIDLAYALKLSDYYSMAVTGRFIRSDLSGGFNSDSNLKAANSFAVDVSGYFQSEKHSSINDFEGRVKGGFAVQNLGPRLDYTGDEESRSYLPTMARLGAGYDLFLDDLNRVGLNFEASKLLVPGPDQTGNVPNVGVIDGIGKSFSNQKSMMFSGAVEYEYDNAFAVRGGYFHESVEQGGRQYATVGVGLKYQSFGLDMSYLINTSKTNSALDNTLRFGLTWNIGEESSNAQDY from the coding sequence ATGACATTGACTAAAAAACTATTTTTAGGATTAGGACTGGGAATGAGTGTTGCGGCTTATTCGCAGACCCAAACAGTCTTAACCGGTGCACCATTCCTAAGAATATCGCCCGATGCAAGAGCAGGAGGAATGGGAGATCAGGGGGTTGCAACCACCAGCGACGCTTTTTCCCAGTTCTGGAATGCAGCGAAATACCCTTTCAGTAAAACAACTTCTGCCATTGGGATCAACTATACGCCCTACATGAGTAAATTAACCAATGATGTTTTCTTACTTTACGGCGCTTATCATCAGTTTTTAGGAGATGAAGAAAGAGCTACGATTTCTGCAAGTATTTATTATTTCAACATGGGTGAGGTAGAGCTTACCAAATTGGCAATCGGTGGGCAAGGTTTTGAGAAAGGAGGATTTGCAAAACCAAACGAATTTTCAATCGACCTGGCTTATGCTCTAAAACTTTCAGACTACTATTCAATGGCGGTTACCGGCCGGTTTATCCGGTCTGATTTGTCGGGAGGATTTAACTCAGACAGCAACTTAAAAGCTGCAAACTCTTTCGCAGTTGATGTTTCAGGATATTTTCAATCGGAAAAACACAGCAGTATCAACGATTTTGAAGGTCGTGTAAAAGGAGGTTTTGCCGTTCAAAATTTAGGTCCGAGATTAGATTATACCGGTGATGAAGAATCCAGATCTTATCTTCCGACCATGGCGAGATTAGGTGCTGGTTATGATTTATTTCTTGATGATTTAAACAGAGTTGGCCTTAATTTCGAAGCTTCAAAACTTTTGGTTCCGGGTCCTGACCAAACCGGTAATGTTCCGAATGTGGGCGTAATCGATGGAATCGGAAAATCATTCAGCAATCAAAAAAGCATGATGTTCAGCGGTGCGGTTGAATATGAATATGACAATGCATTTGCCGTACGGGGTGGTTATTTCCACGAAAGCGTAGAACAGGGTGGCAGACAATATGCAACAGTAGGCGTTGGTTTGAAATACCAGTCTTTCGGATTAGATATGTCTTATTTAATTAATACCTCAAAAACAAATTCAGCTTTAGATAATACGCTTCGGTTTGGATTAACCTGGAATATCGGTGAAGAATCTTCGAATGCTCAGGATTATTAA
- the porU gene encoding type IX secretion system sortase PorU, with amino-acid sequence MKRNLTLFLVFLFSSFSFSQTTKINWEGSTVIDYGSSKVTVPFFKNESFVYEDGGVYLRMVEKYGGTDRKVTNLVWEKISAKELFDINDYNLPTEDQSEVSDYTNPYTQEKSNNIRVAALKFEKGTIYRLTSFTMINVEKKVQNLNTASKIGTVENPLKQGNFYKIKVDKSGVFKITAKFLRDNGINPANINPKNFRIYGNGGLMLPEHNQDYRFDALQENAIQVFGEDDGVWNEEDYALFYAQGPNGYNLFKSSNGSGNRRIETRTDRSNNFINIYEDFAYYFINFDTGAGKRIQASDVPINSNIISRYDEYQYINEEKFNLMKIGRIWTGDAFNTNKTVTFTTKSPIQPADVISYRSRYIAYQSQGNKMTVNINTINPVTFSVSPDDKREYIPVVYNGSVSNLQGNQVSFNYEPNSASNPNGKFYFDYAEVQYKEDLKFNNTQMNFRRYDIVEQSGNTYTFNLSDASSVDQVWQVSDITNVVNKVNKSGNSANFNFGYIANSNTFVNEFVAFKNNETFSPSFVGKIDNQDLAGLQNIDYLMITVPEMMGQAQRLANFYQGKYNVAVVDVNKIYNEFSSGSRDITAIRDFATRLNTPSGKLKYLFILGDTSYDFKGKTYPGSSVVPSYQSEESGNYSDSFVTDDYFVMTSPQSIGAVNVSATLPNLPVGRLPAANMSEAKLLIDKALSYNNANPGQSTPFGEWRMKMDFVVDDDADNQFPFHNTMNASLVNVFETGALRKEYNIRKLYLDAFPAQTSAGGQRYPQVNQAISNDVGNSLYLFYFGHGGINGWAQERVLTIDQIQNFNNYNNIYSRFPLVSTITCEFTLWDDPGTFSAGEQVIKSKTGGASTMITSSRAIGVGYGEDFTTIFTKHIFDLENDDFLNLGDALLKAKIQKGPSNDHLKVNFLGDPATKLSRPKRLITIDEIDSPVPGQFRALDFVKIKGHITIADGSVDESFNGRVAVNIFDKRLTKKTLNNDGMPKMNPVLTYTEEGSPIVKSSGVATNGVFSVEFYVPKDINYESGPGRILIYADNKVFDVFNNQTQTIGGINPDGINDTEAPKVKLYMNNTNFADGGITDQNPLLLACVTDDKGINSTGSGIGHDVTVVLDGKIIDTVVLNDFYFSGDGNGCTNPSLLDYQKGNVTYPFRNLTPGEHQLTFKVWDINNNSTTATLNFIVKDESDQNLIVKKLLNWPNPFTNKTYVQFEHNCDDVLDVNVQIYTITGKLVRTLSTTVTAEPFLQGFRTPRTAIEWDGNDDFGDAVGKGTYIFKIFARSQNQDKCKGSATAVEKMVLLK; translated from the coding sequence TTGGGAAGGAAGCACCGTTATTGATTACGGAAGCAGCAAAGTTACTGTTCCTTTTTTTAAAAATGAAAGTTTTGTATATGAAGATGGCGGCGTTTATCTGCGAATGGTAGAAAAATACGGTGGTACTGACAGAAAAGTCACCAATTTGGTTTGGGAAAAAATATCCGCAAAGGAACTTTTCGACATCAATGATTATAATCTTCCTACCGAAGATCAATCGGAAGTGAGTGATTACACGAATCCATACACTCAGGAAAAAAGCAACAATATTCGGGTTGCTGCCTTAAAATTTGAAAAAGGAACGATTTACCGACTCACTTCTTTCACCATGATCAATGTTGAAAAGAAGGTGCAAAATTTAAATACCGCAAGTAAAATCGGAACAGTTGAAAATCCATTGAAACAGGGGAATTTTTATAAAATTAAAGTTGACAAATCGGGTGTTTTTAAAATCACCGCAAAATTCCTGCGGGACAATGGAATAAATCCCGCCAATATCAATCCGAAAAATTTTAGAATTTATGGAAATGGTGGATTGATGTTGCCTGAACATAATCAGGACTACCGTTTCGATGCTCTGCAGGAAAATGCAATACAGGTTTTCGGTGAAGATGACGGCGTGTGGAATGAGGAGGATTACGCTCTTTTCTATGCACAGGGTCCTAACGGTTATAATCTGTTCAAAAGCAGTAATGGCAGCGGTAACAGGAGAATAGAAACGCGAACGGATAGGTCCAATAACTTTATTAACATCTACGAAGACTTCGCTTACTATTTCATCAATTTCGATACAGGAGCTGGCAAGAGAATTCAAGCAAGCGACGTCCCGATTAATTCAAATATCATTTCCCGCTATGATGAATATCAATACATTAATGAAGAGAAATTCAATTTAATGAAAATTGGTAGAATCTGGACTGGCGATGCTTTTAATACTAATAAAACAGTCACTTTTACAACCAAATCTCCGATTCAACCGGCTGATGTTATTTCATACCGGTCACGATATATTGCTTACCAATCACAAGGCAATAAAATGACGGTGAACATAAATACTATAAATCCGGTCACTTTTTCGGTTTCGCCAGATGATAAAAGAGAATATATACCGGTAGTTTATAACGGTTCGGTAAGTAATTTACAGGGCAATCAAGTCTCGTTTAATTATGAGCCAAACTCTGCCAGTAATCCTAATGGTAAATTTTATTTTGATTATGCTGAAGTTCAATATAAAGAAGATTTGAAGTTCAATAATACCCAAATGAATTTTAGAAGATATGATATTGTGGAGCAAAGTGGTAATACATACACTTTTAATTTATCTGATGCCTCTTCAGTAGATCAAGTCTGGCAAGTTTCTGACATTACGAATGTCGTTAACAAAGTAAATAAATCTGGAAACTCAGCGAATTTTAATTTTGGTTATATCGCAAACAGCAACACCTTCGTGAATGAGTTTGTCGCCTTTAAAAACAATGAAACTTTTTCTCCTTCTTTTGTTGGAAAAATTGATAATCAGGATTTAGCGGGTTTACAAAATATCGATTATCTGATGATTACGGTTCCCGAGATGATGGGACAGGCTCAGCGTCTTGCCAATTTTTACCAGGGAAAATATAATGTAGCGGTAGTTGACGTTAACAAAATCTACAATGAATTCAGCAGTGGAAGCCGGGATATTACCGCAATCAGAGACTTTGCAACCCGACTGAATACGCCATCAGGAAAATTGAAATATCTTTTTATTTTAGGAGATACTTCTTATGATTTCAAAGGTAAAACTTACCCAGGTTCGTCAGTGGTACCAAGTTACCAAAGTGAAGAAAGTGGTAATTACTCCGATTCATTTGTAACCGACGATTATTTTGTAATGACCAGTCCACAAAGTATTGGCGCAGTAAATGTCTCTGCAACATTACCCAACTTGCCGGTAGGTAGATTACCTGCTGCCAATATGTCTGAAGCCAAACTTTTGATTGACAAAGCTTTATCTTATAACAATGCAAATCCCGGTCAATCAACTCCTTTTGGCGAATGGCGAATGAAAATGGATTTCGTAGTGGATGATGATGCCGACAACCAGTTTCCTTTCCACAATACAATGAACGCTTCCTTGGTCAATGTATTCGAAACAGGAGCATTAAGAAAAGAATACAATATCCGCAAACTTTATTTAGATGCATTCCCAGCACAGACTTCTGCCGGCGGTCAAAGATACCCGCAAGTTAACCAGGCGATCTCAAATGATGTCGGCAACAGTCTTTACCTGTTCTATTTCGGTCATGGTGGAATCAATGGTTGGGCACAGGAAAGAGTTTTAACAATCGATCAGATTCAGAATTTCAATAATTACAATAATATCTATTCGCGTTTTCCGTTGGTTTCAACGATTACGTGTGAATTTACCCTTTGGGATGATCCGGGAACTTTTTCTGCCGGCGAGCAGGTCATTAAATCAAAAACCGGAGGAGCATCAACGATGATTACTTCCAGCCGGGCGATTGGAGTTGGTTATGGTGAAGATTTCACCACTATTTTCACCAAACATATTTTTGATTTGGAAAATGACGATTTTTTAAATCTTGGTGATGCCTTATTAAAAGCAAAAATTCAAAAAGGTCCATCGAATGACCATTTGAAAGTCAACTTTCTGGGAGATCCTGCTACAAAATTAAGCCGCCCAAAACGATTAATTACCATCGATGAAATCGACTCTCCGGTTCCGGGGCAGTTTCGTGCATTGGATTTTGTAAAAATAAAAGGACATATTACAATAGCTGATGGAAGCGTAGATGAATCCTTTAATGGAAGAGTTGCGGTGAATATTTTTGATAAACGGCTGACCAAAAAAACACTCAATAATGATGGAATGCCGAAAATGAATCCGGTATTAACGTACACCGAAGAAGGCAGCCCAATTGTAAAATCTTCGGGAGTTGCCACCAATGGCGTTTTCTCTGTAGAATTCTATGTCCCGAAAGATATTAATTATGAATCTGGACCAGGAAGAATTTTAATTTACGCTGACAACAAAGTGTTCGATGTTTTTAATAATCAAACCCAGACCATTGGAGGAATTAATCCAGATGGAATCAATGATACAGAAGCTCCAAAAGTAAAATTGTACATGAACAACACCAATTTTGCAGATGGTGGCATTACCGATCAGAATCCCCTACTCCTTGCCTGTGTAACCGACGACAAAGGAATCAACTCCACCGGTTCTGGTATTGGGCATGATGTCACCGTGGTTCTCGACGGTAAAATTATCGACACCGTTGTTCTGAATGATTTCTATTTTTCGGGGGATGGAAATGGATGTACTAATCCTTCCCTATTAGATTATCAAAAAGGAAACGTAACTTACCCCTTCAGAAATTTAACACCTGGTGAGCATCAGTTAACATTTAAAGTTTGGGACATTAACAATAATTCAACGACTGCGACGTTAAACTTTATAGTTAAGGACGAAAGCGACCAAAATTTAATCGTTAAAAAATTGTTAAATTGGCCAAATCCTTTTACCAATAAAACCTATGTTCAGTTTGAACATAATTGCGATGATGTTTTAGACGTGAATGTTCAGATTTATACCATTACCGGTAAATTGGTAAGAACCCTCAGCACCACGGTTACGGCAGAACCTTTCCTGCAAGGATTCAGAACACCGAGAACAGCGATTGAATGGGATGGAAATGATGATTTCGGCGATGCAGTTGGTAAAGGAACTTATATATTTAAAATTTTCGCACGCAGCCAAAATCAGGACAAATGCAAAGGAAGTGCAACTGCGGTCGAAAAAATGGTTTTATTAAAATAA